The following nucleotide sequence is from Leishmania panamensis strain MHOM/PA/94/PSC-1 chromosome 9 sequence.
ggtgctgaCCCATACGCTTGTGActccgcggcggtgctgacgctgcgccagcggcgagCAAAGGCCGATGATGCGTCAGTTGCACAacgcagcaccgtcgcttCAACAGTTCCAGTGGCACCAGCGCCAGTGAACACTTCTGCAAGCCCAGTAGCTGATCCTTCTTTACACCCTACGGTCCTGTTGAGTCCGTCCTGCGTCGTTATCTCAGGTTTTGGTCTCATTGGCGCCTTTTTCCTCTCGACTCTGATAAGCTTCCTACTGGTGCAGCTGTACGTCGTGGACGGGGCTGATGTGGGGAGGACCTTGGTTCGTCTGGAGATGGCAGGCAAGGGCCGCGAATGGTTTCCTATGTGGATGTCAAACTTCATTATCAGTGCTCTGACAGCGAGGAGGGTCACTGACGAAGACGAtgctggcggaggtggcagcTTTGGCGAGCACTTCGATCAACGCCGTGGTCTcgctccgccgcagctgatAAGGTCAAAACGTGCCCCGCCACTGGTGCCAGAAGGGACCACGTCTGGCTCAGGCTCGGCTGTCGCTGAGAACACGTCGATTCACACAACACAAACATCGCCATCAACACGCCTCCGCTGCTACACCCTTGAGGACTACAGTGCGACCTTTTTGCATCCGCGCCGCATgtcaacgccgccgcctctgttcagctgcggcacacGCGTGGTCGATCTGCGGTCAGAAGGGCGGCCTGAAGTGCTTGCGGCGTGCCAGGCAGGCCtcggcgtggcgtggcgcCACGCCGGCTCGGCGGATTCGAACCGCGAGAGTGACAGTCTATTCCCCACTCTGCGGGTGGTTCTCACACCGCGCGAAGTGCGATGGCACTCGGATGTTCAGCCAGTCAATGTGGTCTCTCAGCGCATTCCACTGAGCCGCGTGAACGATGACTACTGCGACTGCCTAGACGGCACAGACGAGTTGCTGACAAATGCCTGCTCCATGTCTGGCCCCCTCACCCCGGCAGCTGGCACGCGCTGGAAGTCGTACCTCATCTCGaatcagcagctgcgtctgTGGGAAGCCGACGACGTGATTGCGCAGGAAGACGCCGAGGCACGCGGCtacccgctgcagcggcggaaGCACGGCGACGTTGGTGACCGTCTCTACGTCTCCACCGGCCCGGTGCTTCCCTTTGTGTGCACCTGTGGTACGGTGACCCAGCTGCTAGCGCCGTCGCTCGTTGGTGACGGCATTGTGGACTGCTGTGCGGCAGAGGATGAAGTTGTCCTTCAGGGCACCCCGTACGACGGCGCTTCGCCGCACCGACTCAGTGGAGATCCGGCCATAGTAGAGGCGAATGATCGCGCATTGgaagcagcgcgtgcagctaTGTTGGTGCTGTGGAAAGAGCGCAGAGTCAGTGCGTCACAGTACAAAATCGCCACGCCGTCCACGTATGAGGACAGGCTGTACCCGCACCACACCTCTGCCCGGGCGATGCTGGTGGACAAGGGGTACTACTCCCTCTACACGTCGCTCGAAGtgcagcaagagaagcaggcggcagcggccgtgcTCGAGGGCATCTACGCGCATGGCCACCAGATCCAGCGCGATCGCGTGGAGAGAGGCTGGGACCAACTGGGTCGTCACCTTGTCGACAACCGCACGcagttgcagctgcagctctcgaACGTCACCCGTGAGTTGGAGTCGCTAGAGGAGTACGTGCGCTACCGCATGGGCGAGGCTCGCACTAACGATCCACTTGCAGCCGGGGTGCCGATGCACCACCTACAACATCACGCGCGCCTCATGCACATGCACGACGTTCTCACCTCGGAGGTTCAGCACATATCCCTCACCACCCTGCATCGCGCCTACGGAGACCACTACGAGTACTACCCGCTGGCCCGGCGCATTATGCACCTGGAAGCCAGCCATCTCGTGGACCCAAGCACCTCGACTACCTTGGACCCCGCTacggcactgcagcgggAAGCGCGGATCATCACACCTacggaggtggagaggaggaacacTGCGGCCTACGCGGCACaacagccaccgccgcctctccaTGTCGACAACATCTCCGTGAGTGATTACGGGCTGGAGGTGATGCACCAGGTCTTCGTCGCACAGCGCTTTGACAGCCGCGAGGCACCGCTCGTAGCACAGCGACTTGGCCTCCTGCCGAGCCACGACATCTCCGCCTACACGCCGGATATCTTCAACCGCACAACAAGCCCCTTCCAGCGAGCCCCGGTGATCCCGATAGGCTCCTGGCAACCCTATCAAAGCCATCGTAACAGCCGGGTTATGGTGATCGCGGACCCGGCGGGGGATGTGCACCTGGCCCGCCGCGCGTGCGTTACACCGGCCTCAACGTTGTtccgcggtggtggccgccTGCAGTGGCCCACGCGGTACCCCGAGGCCCCGCACGCAGTGAGCGTCGCCGacgcggaggaggtgaaaaAGACGCCCAAAGACAAGCTCAAGGCGGCCTCGGCTGGTGAGACAGCGAAGGTCTCGCAGCGGTACATCCCTCACCACACCAATACGCCCTCGGTCTTCGCGGTGGACATGTACACTGGTGGTATCCACTGCGAACCTGATAGACTGCAGGGCCCTGGTCGGACCTTGCAAATTCATGTCGCGTATCTCTGCGACCCCGAAGACGGGATTCTCCACTGGGCAAAGAACGGCAAGTGCTTGCAGGAGGTGGTGATCGGCACGCCGAGTGCGTGTACAGCCTGGGCTTGGAAGGTAGCGACGAGCCGGCTGAAGGAAGTGGGGAAGGCTGCCAAGGTCTGAGAAGGGATGGATGACCCGCGGCGtgctcacctcctcttctcggGCGCTCGCGCGCCTCGACCaaccaccctccctctccccacgcacgcacgccaaCGCTTGAGCATATGTACATGTGCGCCTCTCAAGTGATTGAGTCGGCGTTCTTTTCTTGACTGTGTACCGCAGTGCTCAGGGAGAAGCCCCTTGTGCGAGCCGACCAGCCTGGCTCTCCTAGCTCCATCCCCAACATGTGCATCGGTGTCACTCCTATATTTTTTTTTAATCTTTGGTGGAATCGCTCTTCTcatcccctgctgctgcccggtCACCTGTCCTGTGCGTCGTATCCGGGCTCGCAGCCTGCCCTCGAGTCTACGGCCATGCGGACTCTCGGTGTTGGCGGAGAGGTCTGAGCTGGACGGTGTGCCAGCGACACGCGCAGCCATCATCACGTGTGTGCCGACTCACCACCAACCGTGTCGACGATTCACTACGTATGTGGACCCCACCCAACGGCCATAACCGCCCTTTTCTCCGTTTTGCAGTGATGTACCCGCGCAACCCCCGGGCCTGGCCTGCGCGGCTACGCGGAGTGGCATATGGCAGTGGGGCTGAGCGACCCCCGGACGGTGCTGGGCTGGACTCCCGCTCCTTGACGAATAGCCGTAGCGAAACAACGGCGTAggacggggtggggggtgggggtgatgtgcatgtgcattAGTTGGTGTGCTCTCGTGGTAGAATGGTGATACGTTGGCGACAAAACAAGGAAAAGCCTCTCTTCGTCTCCCAGCCTGCGTCCGTCGCCGGCGGTCGACGTGCACAGGcagttttgtgtgtgcgaaTATCTTCATTGGAACACCATCGACGACTCattcgcctcttctcctcctctctctctgcgcggGCAGAAGCAACTCTCTACAGGGAAGTCCACAAGCGAGCACGTCACGCTTGATGCCCGATCAGTACGACCAGCTGACACGACTCTGCACACCTACACGGGCACATAattaccccctccccatcatGCCGCGGGCATCCTTCTCCCGCGCGCCTGTGGGGCTGGACGGCCCACCTGCGAGTGCGTCGGTGGCTATAACAGGAGCAGCAACTGCAAATCCCGCGTCGTCAATGGCCCGGTcgccgaccaccaccacgcccgGAACGCTTGTCTCGTCCTcacacctgctgctgcgccgcaacgTGAATGATCTGTACTCCTTCGCATCCCGTCCACAGCTCTCGCGCCAACATTACCGCCAGCTTACCAGCCgcaacaccgccgccgactcgggcagcgctgcaagtACCCACTCTCCTATGTGGAAATCCAGGCACCGCACCttcgctggcggcggtggcatcgTCGGTCACACCGCGCTAATGTCTTCCGATGATAAGAAGCGCGATGACAGCGATAGAGTAGCCAAgcttgcgcagcggcagcagcagacacaGCAGTCAGACGGTAACCTTCCTTCAACCGAGAAAACGTCAACAATGCTCCGACGCAGGGTGCAGTACAACCAAGCCAAGCCGCGTCCCATCCCCAGTAGCCTACGCACAGGCAGCGATGCCATCACTGTCGCAGCCGCTGTTGACGCTTTCTACACGGCCCCCTTCCTGCAGCTTGCCTGCCGTGAGGCGCTCGAACGCGAAAttgcggcgcggctgcgttTGAGCGTGCAGAAGATGTCGTCAAAGCTGCACACGATGCGAATGGAAGGATTGAAGGAGGCGATGGCTCAACTCTTGCAGTGGACGACGCAGGCCTCGATCGAGTCAGCTGAGCGACAGCAagaacagcagctgcagcagaccaAGTCGGATACGCCCCACGCcgacagcgcagctgcagccgccccACTTGGTCGATCCAGCATGGTGCTCCCGCCCTACGATGCAGTGCGCGTCGAGGTGTTGGGCGGGTCATCGCCAACCGTCGTCCATGGGGACTACCACCAGCagtctccctccttccctgagtcgccgcagcgacgcagcagcgaggcggcgaTCGCCCGCTGTGCTAATGCGCTACGCAGCCCCTCCTGGGACGTtgtgcagcacgcgctgGAAGGGGTGGACTACACGAGCTCAATTTTTAACACAATCCTTGTACCTCGGCTGGAGGTGCGCAACGCCATGAGCACTGGCGTCCCCATCAGCATCCAGCTGCCGAGTGacatggcgctgcagtggaCTACGCTTCCGACAACCTCGCGAAGTCTTGTGGGGGCAGCGGCTGGTACGGCACCTCAAGGGacaccgccatcgcagcagaACAAACTACTGCAAGCGGCGACGGCTGTCACCTATGAAGAGCAGGAGCTGGCCCTCCGCTACATCCAGGGTACGTGTCTGATGCTCTACCAccagcggcgttgctgctctgACGGGTGCCTGTTGTACTACGCGACGGAGGTGTTCCAGTGCATGCGCAGCCACATTGAcgccctcttcacctctcaGCGGcgggagctggaggagcaggaagGCGAGGAGCAAACCCATCAGTGTGGGAAAAGAAATCTCGGCATAAACAACAacagtggcagtggcagtggcggcggcggcggcggcagtgtgGGTGGTGCACGCCTGTCCGGCACCTCGGCCGctacaacagcagcagccctcaCAGCGACGTTGCGAGAGTCGGGTCGCTCACAGGTTTCTGTCAACCCATCGCTTGTCCGCGTCGTTGTGGCACTCGTGGATGCCGTGGAGGCCGCTTGTCACTACAGTCCGTCGAGCCTGCGCCGTCTTGTGCAGACCGGCGGCGTGACGGCAATGCTGAACCTGGCGTACTGCCCATTTATGCCCACCCCTATCCGTGCCGCGGTGCTAAACACGATTAGCGTACTCCTGCAGCAAGTGACGCCGCTCCGTCGGTATGTGGCAGCCTCGAGTAAGGCACAGGAAACTAGCGACTCCGGCGGCCTCGGCAGAGCTGCCATGCAGGACGCTGAccccctgctgcagcgcatgctAGAGAACGCGGTGCACGACAACCCGCTTGGCCGGGATGGGCAGCAGATACCGTACTCCACCGACTTTGGCAGCGCCTCCAAGTTTGACTCAGCGGTGAGAAATTGGTTCTTCGCGAATGGGCTTGGCAACGTTATCGCGTCcgtggcacagctgcaaGACCTGCGCAACACCTTCCAGCCCACCTCCTTTGTCGTACCGCAGGgagcggccgccgcctccgccgtgaCGCACGCCAACATGCTGTGTGAAGGCGAGCTGCACCGCAAGCGGATTGGGTGGCTGCTCGAGTGCATGGACGGACGAGCGCTGTGATGACCTTCACATTGCAAGTCATTGCACAAATtcgcgcgcacgcgcgtgtgtgcatgcattCACCGTTACTGCTTGGCTGCTATCGCTTCTCCCCGTACAGTAAACGCTCGttacgctctctctctccctctccctctcgctcgctcgcttcaCTTAAACTccgcctctctgtgcgcgttTCCTCCTCAGAGTCTCTCCGACTATCCGTGAAGCGAACTAAAACGAATGACACTGgggcgctgcgcatcgcaTACGTGCCCCActgtctcctcctcaacGGCGTACCCCCCTATCTTTATCAATCTATACgtctcccccctcgctcATCGCCTGCCCCCTCCTGTGGGTGCTCCGATACGCAGGTCAACGCTCGTGCGTGAATCGCACACACTCTCTGTGAACACCATTCTCCCTCTACTCGCACATGTTTCACTCTTTTCTCCTGTCTCTGCCCGTTTCATCTTCCTTGTATGGCCCTTTGCCTCTTGGTACTcggggggtgaggggggctGTTCCCACAATAAACGCGCCCAACCCTCACCATTACACGGTGACCATTGCTGCGACCACCAAACTCACTTTCtccgccccgccccgccaTCCTTTCTCAGCAGCCTTGACACAGTGCGCACtgtcttctgcttctctctccccagcttctctcctctgtgtaCGCGGTcggcctccttctccctctctcactccccctccccccgcccgcCCGCCTCTTGCCAGTCTCGGTTTTGGGGGGGCTCGTTCTTTTGTGAATTCGCTTCACGTAGCATTTTGTGTGTCGGCGCGCTATCTGCACTGCCGCACCTCCGCTCACACTGTCCCGCTCTGCTGAGGGAGTGAGCCGCGTGTTTACTGCGCCCCCGAGTGTTCTGTCCACtgtgcttttcctttccttttgcttattccctccctccccccccccccgcattGACCGCGAGAAACCGCTCCACACATCTCgcccgcctctcctcctccaggcCCCATCTGTCGCTACCTTCACACATCCTTTCCCCCTCCGTGGCTGCGGTTCGATTGTAGTCGCGACTCCCAAGCGGCACCTAAGGGCAATAGAAGTCGTACTCACAGAGCAATCGCACAAACTGGGTGATACACGAGTGCGAGtaaaagagaaggcgaagaaagcCGCGGCCCTCACACGAGCCCCTTCGCTTGACTCACCTCATTTCGCATTTGCGTGATTTCCAGTCAACGATCCCCTCGTTGCGTTAcctgcgtgtatgtgcatgtctgtgcgtgcgtgtgcttgctGTGGTGCCACTCCAGTCACGTCTCCGCcactgctctctttctttccttcagCACTTCGGCACCAgctatacacacacagagagagggaaagaaacgAAATACTCGCCTCTGAGTCGTATGAGCAACCTACAGATGCCagccgctgatgctgctgtggtgtgcCTCCGTGTGCTGGGTCATCTCCtgcaggacgaggaggtgacACTGGCACAGTTGAGTTACCTGATCGAGAATATTCACAATCCCTTGGCCCAAGTGTGTCTGCCGCCGAGCCAGAGACCCATAGTCGTTGCCGCTCCACAGCTGAGCTCGCTACCGCCTAGTGTGTTGAACCGCCTCAGCCCTCCAAGCAGGTACGCCTACTCGTCAGCGTCCTCCCCAATGGCAGCCACGGCGGCTAGTGAGGCAAAAGCGCGACGCCTATCACCCCAGCCCGCCGTGTGCGAgacggcgccgcctgcacagcagcagcagacgacaTCGGCCAAGAAGGCCAAAACAACTGCAAAGGCGCACAAGACAGTCTATGGAGCTTCAATGAAGAGTGTAGCGAACGCAAAGGTCTCCTCGTCATCGAccagcgaggcggaggcacgCGTCCCGCTGACCTCCAGACAGTACTGGGACACCTTCGCCAATCTACCCGCGCTGTACACGGTGTACCTCGCCCTCGTGAGGCAGCTCGACACCATGCTTCAACGCCTCACCCACAtcgtggaggagctgcacctgGCGACCCGGGACACTGCGAACAGCGGGGCTGCCTACAACCCCTCTCCCGGCACGGCTCTGGGGGAGGACATGGTGAGCGCAGTGTCCCACTCATCCGCCGCCACGCCTGCCTCTGCCTTACGTAATCCTTCCCCTAGCGCTGTCGCAGGCGCTTGCAGCGTCTACCGCGAGATTGGCGCCATCGTATGCGAGTTCTTCGAGTCAGATCAGATGAAGCACTTCATGGCGGAGCACATGATGTACGCGGTCAAGTACACGCAGCGGACAGCGCCGCAGATGCTGCGGTTATCGCGACtgtggcgctggtgtgcgAAGTCATCGACATCTTCTCGTGTGTCGGTGGCCTCCCTCGCGCACCTGTCGGAGGTGGACCAAAAGACAATTCTTCAAAATGAGCTCTTTGTGGACTTTCTCTGGCGTTCCTTCGGGCCATCCGGCATTCCGGAAGATGGTCGGGTGTGCATACCAGCGTCCTCGGGGCTGAAGCGGCCCACCACAGCGGGCGGGCAGGGTCAGGCGCCGTCGACAGGGACGCcggtcggcggcggtggtggtggtgcccgACGCTCTTACCCTACACCGGCGGCCCCGCCCCCTGCAGCCCACCTCCCTCCTATCCCCGCGATGTGGGAGGGCTTCCGCACACTCCTGGTGCTTCTTGCCACCCCGCTAAACATCCTGCGCCGCTACAGCCACGTGGCTCGATGCCTGGTGGAGAgtgacgcgctgctgtgggagGACCGTGAACGACTGCGAAGCCGCTTTGTCAACATCGCTGCGTGGCGCATTAGCGAGGAGACGAACCTCGTCATGGAGGAGCTTTCCCTACACGACGTGAAGGGGATCATGGCACTGATGGACATCCAGGGTGCCTCTACGAACAGCGGGGGAGGCGTTGGCCTCGCCGGCGGCGAGTCGATAAACAACAGCTCTGCTTCAGCTCTGACCTCCGCTGAGATATCGCTGGATTACAGCCACCGCATCCTCATCCACTACGGTCGTCTGCTGAAGCGCTTTGGACGTGGTCGGCACGAGCGTCTCATCTTTCTCTTCAGCGATTGGCTGTGTTATACTGAGGAAAGCAGCAACGGCCACCTCCGCGTCCGTGGCACGATTCCGCTTTCAGGGCTGCACGTGGTGAAGGTGCGCGATGACACGTCTCTGGACACGATCAACTGCTTCGAGCTCGTCTTATCAAGCCCCCCGAAGCGCATCATCTTCTACGCTCCCTCGCCGGAGCAGCGGGACCAGTGGGTGGACGCAATACGCTACACAGTGCAGCGGTTTGGTGAGCGGCAGAAAAACAACCAAGTTGTGGTGAGCGGTTCGGCGCGCGACAGCAAAATGAGCGCCACAGCAAGAAACGGGGGCGTTCTGAGAGTGATGCGACCCACTGCACCGATGCTAATGTCCAACTCCCGGCTGAGCCGTCAGCGACGCAATGACGCCGTGTGCCAGGGGCATGGGGACCTCCAGCGACGCATAGCGGAGATGGCGCCGCAACCCTCGCGCATGATCTCTGAGTCAGCAGGCGCTTCGTCCCCCGCTGTGGCAAGTGGACTGGAGTGCGGGTCGTTATCTATCTCTGTCTCCCACTCTTCTCCGCTGGCGAACGCTCCATCCGGTGGCCCCTCGCACGACGGCAGCTTTTCCCCCCAGCTTTCCAGTAGCACACACCGACAGCTCGACTGCGACGCCCCACCTTGTTCTCAACTCGCGTCTGTGGACTGCCGCATCCGCAGCCAGGACTTCATAGCGTCGCATCAGCAGCATCTCGCTGACTCCTCCTCATCCCACATCGTCCCACCCACGCAAACTGTCGGAGCCCCGCCAGGGATCGGCGGCGTAACGGGTGACACCAACTCCAGCCTGAACTGCATAGTCGTCCCCGGCCTCGAGGCAAGCAACATGGACCGAGTCTCATCGGTGCACACGACGGAAAGAAGCGCGTCACCACACCATCAGGGCTCTTATcagctctcctcccctctcatCTCTGCACCCGTTGTTCCTCCCCCTGCTGGGCGGCACAGCACCAGCTCCCTGCGCTCCCTCAATATTGACGGCATGGCCAGTACAAACGgctccggcggcggcggcggcggctccaGCGTCAGCACCCCGTTGCGCCGCACTGTATTGGGACGTTTTGAGGCGATCAAGAGGAGCGGCAGTGAAAAAAGTCAGCAGCGCACCAACAGCGCCTCGCTCCGTGACTCGCTGACTAGCACGTGGGAACGCCAACCGCAGCAGGGGTCGTCCCCATTCCCAGAAAAGGTGTCACATCgggacggcggcagcactgcagcatcgcctccgcTGTCGCATGCGGTTCACAACAACGCGgcaatggaggaggaggaggatgaggttGCCCAGATGGACCTCACCGCCAAGGTTAGTGAATCCATTGAAGATGACGACCAGTTGGTTTCTCTCGTATCGCTccgccacgctgcagcagcggtgcagtcATCTCTGAGCAGCGAGTTGCTCGGGCTGGAAGCGCATCAGGACAAGGAGGACAGCACAAGCAGCAGTGTTATATTGCACCACCTAATCAACCCAGTAGACTGCCCTACACTTCTCAACGGCGGCATGCAGGCCTCCaatgcaccacctccagATACCTCCTGCGCACAGCACTCGCACAGTGTCAC
It contains:
- a CDS encoding hypothetical protein (TriTrypDB/GeneDB-style sysID: LpmP.09.0640) codes for the protein MSNLQMPAADAAVVCLRVLGHLLQDEEVTLAQLSYLIENIHNPLAQVCLPPSQRPIVVAAPQLSSLPPSVLNRLSPPSRYAYSSASSPMAATAASEAKARRLSPQPAVCETAPPAQQQQTTSAKKAKTTAKAHKTVYGASMKSVANAKVSSSSTSEAEARVPLTSRQYWDTFANLPALYTVYLALVRQLDTMLQRLTHIVEELHLATRDTANSGAAYNPSPGTALGEDMVSAVSHSSAATPASALRNPSPSAVAGACSVYREIGAIVCEFFESDQMKHFMAEHMMYAVKYTQRTAPQMLRLSRLWRWCAKSSTSSRVSVASLAHLSEVDQKTILQNELFVDFLWRSFGPSGIPEDGRVCIPASSGLKRPTTAGGQGQAPSTGTPVGGGGGGARRSYPTPAAPPPAAHLPPIPAMWEGFRTLLVLLATPLNILRRYSHVARCLVESDALLWEDRERLRSRFVNIAAWRISEETNLVMEELSLHDVKGIMALMDIQGASTNSGGGVGLAGGESINNSSASALTSAEISLDYSHRILIHYGRLLKRFGRGRHERLIFLFSDWLCYTEESSNGHLRVRGTIPLSGLHVVKVRDDTSLDTINCFELVLSSPPKRIIFYAPSPEQRDQWVDAIRYTVQRFGERQKNNQVVVSGSARDSKMSATARNGGVLRVMRPTAPMLMSNSRLSRQRRNDAVCQGHGDLQRRIAEMAPQPSRMISESAGASSPAVASGLECGSLSISVSHSSPLANAPSGGPSHDGSFSPQLSSSTHRQLDCDAPPCSQLASVDCRIRSQDFIASHQQHLADSSSSHIVPPTQTVGAPPGIGGVTGDTNSSLNCIVVPGLEASNMDRVSSVHTTERSASPHHQGSYQLSSPLISAPVVPPPAGRHSTSSLRSLNIDGMASTNGSGGGGGGSSVSTPLRRTVLGRFEAIKRSGSEKSQQRTNSASLRDSLTSTWERQPQQGSSPFPEKVSHRDGGSTAASPPLSHAVHNNAAMEEEEDEVAQMDLTAKVSESIEDDDQLVSLVSLRHAAAAVQSSLSSELLGLEAHQDKEDSTSSSVILHHLINPVDCPTLLNGGMQASNAPPPDTSCAQHSHSVTQGPINGNVDSIIKASPAAAAVHKTNRTGSVMSAGAPLEHSVNGSVEEDGSATPTAVVTACRPPRPAHRRPMAPTPSFVKKSRQVVVAHEKGNVPAPFRAFIDSPTDLGTGLAKGMGAEEPLNEAVTPCHVDPVVKGPHDRDSVQP
- a CDS encoding hypothetical protein (TriTrypDB/GeneDB-style sysID: LpmP.09.0620), translated to MSTPPPLFSCGTRVVDLRSEGRPEVLAACQAGLGVAWRHAGSADSNRESDSLFPTLRVVLTPREVRWHSDVQPVNVVSQRIPLSRVNDDYCDCLDGTDELLTNACSMSGPLTPAAGTRWKSYLISNQQLRLWEADDVIAQEDAEARGYPLQRRKHGDVGDRLYVSTGPVLPFVCTCGTVTQLLAPSLVGDGIVDCCAAEDEVVLQGTPYDGASPHRLSGDPAIVEANDRALEAARAAMLVLWKERRVSASQYKIATPSTYEDRLYPHHTSARAMLVDKGYYSLYTSLEVQQEKQAAAAVLEGIYAHGHQIQRDRVERGWDQLGRHLVDNRTQLQLQLSNVTRELESLEEYVRYRMGEARTNDPLAAGVPMHHLQHHARLMHMHDVLTSEVQHISLTTLHRAYGDHYEYYPLARRIMHLEASHLVDPSTSTTLDPATALQREARIITPTEVERRNTAAYAAQQPPPPLHVDNISVSDYGLEVMHQVFVAQRFDSREAPLVAQRLGLLPSHDISAYTPDIFNRTTSPFQRAPVIPIGSWQPYQSHRNSRVMVIADPAGDVHLARRACVTPASTLFRGGGRLQWPTRYPEAPHAVSVADAEEVKKTPKDKLKAASAGETAKVSQRYIPHHTNTPSVFAVDMYTGGIHCEPDRLQGPGRTLQIHVAYLCDPEDGILHWAKNGKCLQEVVIGTPSACTAWAWKVATSRLKEVGKAAKV
- a CDS encoding hypothetical protein (TriTrypDB/GeneDB-style sysID: LpmP.09.0630), with translation MPDQYDQLTRLCTPTRAHNYPLPIMPRASFSRAPVGLDGPPASASVAITGAATANPASSMARSPTTTTPGTLVSSSHLLLRRNVNDLYSFASRPQLSRQHYRQLTSRNTAADSGSAASTHSPMWKSRHRTFAGGGGIVGHTALMSSDDKKRDDSDRVAKLAQRQQQTQQSDGNLPSTEKTSTMLRRRVQYNQAKPRPIPSSLRTGSDAITVAAAVDAFYTAPFLQLACREALEREIAARLRLSVQKMSSKLHTMRMEGLKEAMAQLLQWTTQASIESAERQQEQQLQQTKSDTPHADSAAAAAPLGRSSMVLPPYDAVRVEVLGGSSPTVVHGDYHQQSPSFPESPQRRSSEAAIARCANALRSPSWDVVQHALEGVDYTSSIFNTILVPRLEVRNAMSTGVPISIQLPSDMALQWTTLPTTSRSLVGAAAGTAPQGTPPSQQNKLLQAATAVTYEEQELALRYIQGTCLMLYHQRRCCSDGCLLYYATEVFQCMRSHIDALFTSQRRELEEQEGEEQTHQCGKRNLGINNNSGSGSGGGGGGSVGGARLSGTSAATTAAALTATLRESGRSQVSVNPSLVRVVVALVDAVEAACHYSPSSLRRLVQTGGVTAMLNLAYCPFMPTPIRAAVLNTISVLLQQVTPLRRYVAASSKAQETSDSGGLGRAAMQDADPLLQRMLENAVHDNPLGRDGQQIPYSTDFGSASKFDSAVRNWFFANGLGNVIASVAQLQDLRNTFQPTSFVVPQGAAAASAVTHANMLCEGELHRKRIGWLLECMDGRAL